The Candidatus Binataceae bacterium genome has a window encoding:
- a CDS encoding enoyl-CoA hydratase-related protein — RMVSEVVADDELDAAAEKLAREMVETSPLGLSLTKECIAANIDAASIESAIAMEDRNQTLCVRSGYLAEGARAFAEKRKPHFAARA; from the coding sequence CGCGGATGGTCTCCGAGGTCGTCGCCGACGACGAACTCGACGCGGCGGCGGAGAAACTCGCGCGCGAGATGGTCGAGACGTCGCCGCTTGGGCTCAGCCTGACCAAGGAATGCATCGCCGCCAACATCGACGCGGCCAGTATCGAAAGCGCGATCGCGATGGAGGACCGCAATCAGACGCTATGCGTGCGCAGCGGATACCTGGCCGAGGGCGCGCGCGCCTTCGCCGAAAAACGCAAGCCGCACTTCGCCGCGCGCGCCTAG